In one Halococcus salifodinae DSM 8989 genomic region, the following are encoded:
- a CDS encoding DUF354 domain-containing protein translates to MRYLFFTNTPAHVHLYKHAAAALDDRGHDVLVLARDYGCTTELLEYHGLPYRCYGHLETTKWSLVRQLPRHYYSILRYTRQYDPDRIFGMGAYAAHAGAISRTPVTLILDSEPTSLDHAVSRPFATSILTPHAFGKDLGPKHYRFRGFKESAYLHPDVFSARDDIREQLGVEPDEKYVICRFNAFGSHHDVNHSGISPPERRELVEQLAERATVFVSDESDAMAFDALDARPFDLHPGLLHDALAEAHLLVADTQTMVTEAALLGTPAIRSNSFVGDSDMGNFIELEREGLIYNIGAFEPALERACSLLDDESISAEWADKRDDYIDRTVNLTEVIVDLATSSDGPNSVAGLSQGELSARPPRDAPVSADR, encoded by the coding sequence ATGAGATATCTGTTTTTTACGAACACCCCTGCTCACGTTCATCTGTATAAACACGCTGCGGCGGCACTCGACGACCGAGGACACGATGTTCTCGTGCTCGCCCGGGACTACGGCTGTACGACGGAACTGCTCGAATACCACGGGCTTCCCTACCGGTGTTACGGCCACCTCGAAACCACGAAGTGGTCGCTGGTGCGCCAGCTCCCGCGCCACTACTACTCGATTCTCCGCTACACCCGGCAGTACGATCCCGATCGGATCTTCGGGATGGGCGCGTACGCCGCCCACGCCGGAGCGATCTCGCGCACGCCGGTCACGCTGATCCTCGATTCCGAGCCGACCTCGCTGGACCACGCCGTCTCGCGGCCGTTCGCCACGAGCATCCTCACCCCACACGCCTTCGGGAAGGATCTCGGTCCCAAACACTACCGCTTTCGAGGGTTCAAGGAATCGGCGTACCTCCATCCCGATGTCTTCTCGGCTCGCGACGACATCCGCGAGCAGCTCGGTGTCGAACCGGACGAGAAATACGTCATCTGCCGGTTCAACGCGTTCGGCTCGCATCACGACGTCAACCACTCCGGGATCAGTCCTCCCGAACGTCGCGAGCTCGTCGAGCAGCTCGCCGAGCGCGCCACCGTGTTCGTCTCCGACGAGAGCGACGCGATGGCGTTCGACGCGCTCGACGCACGGCCGTTCGATCTCCATCCCGGACTCCTCCACGACGCGCTTGCCGAGGCCCACCTACTGGTCGCCGACACCCAGACGATGGTGACCGAGGCCGCGCTGCTCGGGACGCCGGCGATCCGATCGAACTCCTTCGTCGGCGACTCGGACATGGGCAACTTCATCGAACTCGAGCGCGAGGGACTGATCTACAACATCGGCGCGTTCGAACCCGCACTCGAACGTGCGTGCTCGCTGCTCGACGACGAATCGATATCCGCGGAGTGGGCGGACAAACGCGACGACTACATCGATCGAACGGTGAATCTCACCGAGGTCATCGTCGACCTCGCCACGAGCTCCGACGGGCCCAACAGCGTTGCGGGACTCTCGCAGGGCGAACTGTCGGCTCGTCCACCCCGAGACGCGCCCGTGTCCGCCGACCGCTGA
- a CDS encoding winged helix-turn-helix transcriptional regulator, with amino-acid sequence MSETRDRIARHVHTHPGVHFNALVRTLDLAPGQVQYHLKRLLSTDSVVDEQLYGQTHYYPIECNDWRRGALALLRRETVGDIAAVLCEHGSARPQWVADELDIARSTLEWHLDHLVEENVVVKHRDERNHVTLTLAQPDETAALLDEITPSTPERMVDRFTRLTDRLLDEPSSNE; translated from the coding sequence ATGAGCGAGACCCGCGACCGGATCGCCCGACACGTCCACACTCATCCCGGCGTTCACTTCAACGCCCTCGTCCGCACGCTCGATCTCGCGCCCGGCCAGGTGCAGTATCACCTCAAACGACTCCTCTCGACCGATTCGGTCGTCGACGAGCAGCTCTACGGCCAGACACACTACTATCCGATCGAGTGTAACGACTGGAGACGCGGCGCGCTCGCGCTGTTGCGCCGCGAGACTGTCGGCGACATCGCCGCCGTGCTCTGCGAACACGGGTCCGCACGACCCCAGTGGGTGGCCGACGAGCTCGACATCGCGCGGAGCACGCTCGAATGGCATCTCGATCACCTCGTCGAGGAGAACGTGGTCGTCAAGCACCGCGACGAGCGCAACCACGTCACGCTCACGCTCGCGCAACCGGACGAGACGGCGGCGTTGCTCGACGAGATCACCCCGTCGACACCGGAGCGCATGGTGGATCGGTTCACTCGCCTGACCGACAGGCTGCTCGACGAGCCGTCTTCCAACGAATAG
- a CDS encoding ferritin-like domain-containing protein — MKAAIGTAATAAAIPVVSTTAAAHFPEELAIDIAPEREGNRVEPDENGRVSVAVRYTEFTGENGETVVFDPTDRAVRYRFGTHEILGNGGGVRPVGDGNLRDVDGDGNDDLVLQFPLDGAGFTGEESTGTLFWEQDDSGEHGYAGTDDIALPDDMAISDIDVLNYALTLEHLEHAFYREGLASSGGTFSEHDVERSAIARYFDRPTLRFSTYQQLEDIRDHEKAHVEKLTQTITDLGGNPVEEADYEFDYDTFEEFVAVAARLEDVGVSAYAGAAPLLSDPDLVPPALSIHSVEARHASYLDTLNRRRAAPDAFDSARSMEQVLPIAKEFVASE; from the coding sequence ATGAAAGCCGCCATCGGGACGGCGGCGACGGCTGCCGCGATTCCGGTCGTCAGTACGACCGCCGCCGCGCACTTCCCGGAGGAACTCGCTATCGATATCGCTCCGGAACGTGAAGGGAATCGGGTCGAACCGGACGAGAACGGCCGGGTTTCGGTCGCGGTACGGTACACCGAGTTCACGGGCGAAAACGGTGAGACCGTCGTGTTCGATCCGACCGATCGCGCCGTCAGATATCGCTTCGGCACCCACGAAATCCTCGGCAACGGCGGCGGTGTTCGGCCGGTCGGCGACGGTAATCTCAGAGACGTCGACGGCGACGGCAACGACGACCTCGTGTTACAGTTCCCGCTCGACGGTGCGGGATTCACCGGCGAGGAGTCGACGGGCACGCTGTTCTGGGAGCAAGACGACTCGGGCGAGCACGGCTACGCCGGGACGGACGATATCGCCCTCCCGGACGACATGGCCATCAGCGACATCGACGTCCTGAACTACGCACTCACGCTCGAACACCTCGAACACGCCTTCTACCGTGAGGGTCTGGCATCGAGCGGCGGAACGTTCAGCGAACACGACGTCGAGCGGTCGGCGATCGCACGGTACTTCGACCGGCCGACGCTTCGCTTCTCCACGTACCAGCAGCTCGAAGACATCCGCGATCACGAGAAAGCCCACGTCGAAAAGCTGACGCAGACCATCACCGATCTCGGTGGCAACCCCGTCGAGGAGGCCGACTACGAGTTCGACTACGACACGTTCGAGGAGTTCGTTGCGGTCGCCGCGCGACTCGAAGACGTCGGCGTCTCCGCGTACGCAGGCGCAGCACCCCTGCTCTCCGACCCGGATCTCGTTCCCCCCGCGTTGAGCATCCACTCGGTCGAGGCACGCCACGCGAGCTACCTCGATACGCTGAACCGTCGCCGAGCGGCTCCCGATGCGTTCGATTCCGCTCGCTCGATGGAGCAGGTGCTCCCCATCGCGAAGGAGTTCGTCGCCTCGGAGTGA
- a CDS encoding iron transporter — protein MDRRTFLRASAGVTGSVALAGCSSLFSVRRGDPPLVENRPNAVYYPTHTEGMEMVGMSGMGGMAMNDAGGMDMNGSSAMSPTNSTNGDGNGASDYAFGSMYSYPHRFWTANGNETRKISIQQEDTVHLMTSVWEPKTRTVLPDTGLSVEITQNGSVVSQEVIYPMLSQKMGFHYGANFGLDGNGTYTATLSVGGMSTRRTGEFVGMFAEPASVDIEFEYTRTDKKSIDYTRTKGQREGSRDAAKPMTMEMVPNSTVPSKSELPGEIVGTQTSGDGRFLATVLDEPPRGIDASGPYLAVSARTPYNRMVLPAMALSGMLRRNGQSVFDGPLQPTLDPDLNYHYGTVVDSIESGDELELSVDTPPQVARHEGYETAFLDMPPMTFTV, from the coding sequence ATGGATCGCCGAACGTTTCTGCGGGCTTCCGCCGGCGTAACGGGCAGCGTCGCCCTCGCCGGCTGTTCCAGCTTGTTCTCCGTCAGACGGGGCGACCCGCCGCTCGTCGAAAACCGTCCCAATGCAGTCTACTATCCGACCCACACCGAGGGCATGGAGATGGTCGGCATGAGCGGGATGGGTGGGATGGCGATGAACGACGCAGGTGGAATGGACATGAACGGGTCGAGCGCGATGTCACCGACCAACTCGACGAACGGGGACGGGAACGGCGCGAGCGACTACGCGTTCGGATCGATGTACTCGTATCCCCACCGCTTCTGGACCGCCAACGGCAACGAGACGCGGAAGATCTCGATCCAGCAGGAAGACACCGTGCATCTGATGACGTCGGTCTGGGAGCCGAAAACTCGAACCGTGCTGCCGGATACCGGTCTCTCGGTCGAGATCACGCAGAACGGATCGGTCGTCTCCCAGGAAGTGATCTACCCGATGCTGTCCCAGAAGATGGGGTTTCATTACGGCGCGAACTTCGGGCTCGACGGCAACGGCACCTACACGGCGACGCTCAGCGTCGGCGGGATGTCGACGCGCCGGACGGGCGAGTTCGTCGGGATGTTCGCCGAGCCAGCGAGCGTCGATATCGAGTTCGAGTACACCCGCACCGACAAGAAATCGATCGATTACACCCGGACGAAAGGGCAGCGCGAGGGGAGCCGGGACGCGGCCAAACCGATGACCATGGAGATGGTTCCGAACTCGACCGTTCCCTCGAAGTCGGAACTCCCCGGCGAGATCGTCGGCACGCAAACCAGCGGCGACGGCCGATTCCTCGCGACCGTACTCGACGAGCCACCACGAGGTATCGACGCGAGCGGCCCGTATCTCGCGGTCTCGGCGCGAACGCCGTACAACCGCATGGTGCTCCCTGCGATGGCGCTCTCGGGGATGCTCCGGAGAAACGGCCAAAGCGTCTTCGACGGTCCGTTGCAACCGACGCTCGACCCCGATCTCAACTACCACTACGGAACGGTCGTCGACAGTATCGAATCGGGCGACGAACTCGAACTTTCGGTCGATACACCCCCACAAGTCGCTCGTCACGAAGGCTACGAAACTGCGTTCCTCGATATGCCGCCGATGACGTTCACCGTATAG
- a CDS encoding DUF7350 domain-containing protein, with protein sequence MRRRAFLAAAAGTAATAGCLETLGLRTQSAWRDPPLVSDRPRAVYYPAVTEGMSMYGTRSVGPYTVALMYSYPHRFWTLSGSQTRKTVVESADSVHLMAAIWDDRSGIVIPVDAGLSAEIVQDGELVAQEVIYPMLSQKMGFHYGANFGLDGNGTYEARVSIGGTGMRRTGRFEGTFSNPVMTTFEFAFDTAELYDLALRQLPDRQGERGAVEPMDMGMDVSVGRAPPKRALPGTRLGTKRSGDATFVVTVIRSTNGATRLAVFPRTPYNRIVLPFMSLSVTVSRGAQRVFDGPLERTLDPSVGYHYSTAMESILPGDELKITVNTPPQIARHDGYETAFIDMQPVEMMVPNPSTT encoded by the coding sequence ATGAGGCGACGCGCGTTTCTGGCCGCGGCTGCCGGCACGGCGGCAACCGCGGGCTGTCTCGAAACGCTCGGCCTGCGAACTCAGTCGGCGTGGCGTGATCCGCCGCTCGTGAGTGACCGGCCCCGCGCCGTGTACTACCCGGCCGTGACCGAGGGGATGTCGATGTATGGCACCCGTTCTGTGGGGCCGTACACGGTCGCGCTCATGTACTCGTACCCCCACCGTTTCTGGACCCTCAGCGGCAGCCAGACCCGGAAAACCGTCGTCGAGTCGGCGGATTCGGTCCATCTGATGGCAGCGATCTGGGACGACCGAAGCGGCATCGTGATCCCGGTCGATGCCGGCCTCTCGGCCGAGATCGTCCAGGATGGAGAACTCGTCGCTCAAGAGGTGATCTACCCGATGCTGTCCCAGAAGATGGGGTTTCACTACGGCGCGAACTTCGGGCTCGACGGCAACGGCACCTACGAGGCGAGGGTTTCGATCGGTGGAACGGGGATGCGCCGGACCGGACGGTTCGAAGGGACGTTCTCCAATCCGGTGATGACGACGTTCGAGTTCGCGTTCGACACCGCCGAGCTGTACGATCTGGCGCTCAGACAGCTCCCCGACAGACAGGGCGAGCGCGGTGCCGTCGAGCCGATGGACATGGGGATGGATGTGTCCGTCGGCCGCGCACCGCCGAAGCGCGCGCTGCCCGGAACGCGACTCGGCACGAAACGGTCCGGCGACGCGACGTTCGTCGTGACCGTGATCCGGAGCACGAACGGAGCCACGCGGCTCGCGGTGTTTCCACGGACGCCGTACAACCGGATCGTCCTCCCGTTCATGTCGCTATCGGTGACGGTGTCGAGAGGTGCTCAGCGAGTGTTCGACGGCCCCCTCGAACGGACGCTCGATCCCAGCGTGGGATATCACTACAGCACCGCTATGGAGAGCATCCTGCCCGGCGACGAACTGAAAATCACCGTAAACACGCCGCCACAGATCGCTCGCCACGACGGGTACGAAACCGCCTTCATCGATATGCAGCCGGTAGAGATGATGGTCCCGAACCCGAGCACCACATAG
- a CDS encoding outer membrane protein assembly factor BamB family protein, translating into MQLRTALAAAVVVVALAGTAVFGFSAVADSGGTLSERWVSNTTSATQSNHHAPAVGRVGGSSLVFAPVSGEFETDQCALVAQNASDGSSRWQEPIPSANCTIHAVADPTLADFVGDDTKEVIATSTEQEVAAYRPRTGEQVFQYDLTDYGYTQPVVADLTGDGGNELVVVDVQGTVFVLRPNGTAVWTETLSSYTWGQPAVEDFDADSQREVVVGTSSGQLVLFDHKGTKAWNRTRPFESSITWMTTGQADDDRATEIVTATVDGRVTAIDGERGAVQWQRDFGEFAAVHTLRDGDGDGDPEVYAVAKDGKIRSLNASDGSTEWTTTLTTESVQMMPPPVMGDVDTDTDPELVAATNDGIVSVVDPRSGDVLASYERGVPIYVHPTVADTDGDGTAEVYAIYGDGRVVALSYTE; encoded by the coding sequence ATGCAGTTGCGGACCGCGCTGGCGGCGGCGGTCGTCGTCGTGGCGCTCGCCGGGACGGCGGTGTTCGGTTTCAGCGCCGTCGCCGATTCGGGCGGGACGCTCTCCGAGCGGTGGGTGAGCAACACCACCAGTGCCACGCAGTCAAACCATCACGCACCGGCTGTCGGACGGGTCGGCGGCTCCAGCCTGGTTTTCGCCCCGGTCAGCGGCGAGTTCGAGACCGACCAGTGTGCGCTGGTCGCACAGAACGCTTCTGATGGGTCGTCACGCTGGCAGGAGCCGATTCCGTCGGCGAACTGTACGATTCACGCGGTCGCCGATCCGACGCTCGCGGACTTCGTCGGCGACGACACGAAGGAGGTCATCGCGACCTCGACCGAGCAGGAAGTCGCCGCGTATCGGCCACGAACCGGCGAGCAGGTCTTTCAGTACGACCTCACCGACTACGGCTACACACAGCCCGTGGTCGCCGATCTGACTGGCGATGGAGGGAACGAACTCGTCGTGGTCGACGTGCAGGGAACCGTGTTCGTGCTCCGACCCAACGGAACGGCCGTTTGGACGGAGACTCTCTCCTCGTACACGTGGGGACAGCCGGCGGTCGAGGATTTCGATGCGGACAGTCAAAGAGAGGTCGTCGTCGGTACCAGCAGCGGGCAGCTCGTGCTGTTCGATCACAAAGGGACGAAGGCGTGGAACCGAACGCGGCCGTTCGAGTCGTCGATCACGTGGATGACGACCGGACAGGCCGACGACGACCGGGCGACGGAGATCGTGACGGCCACCGTCGACGGGCGAGTCACGGCGATCGACGGGGAACGCGGTGCGGTACAGTGGCAGCGTGATTTCGGCGAGTTCGCGGCAGTTCACACGCTCAGAGACGGCGATGGTGACGGCGACCCCGAGGTGTACGCGGTCGCCAAGGACGGCAAAATCAGGAGCCTCAACGCGAGCGACGGGAGCACCGAGTGGACGACGACGCTGACGACCGAATCGGTGCAGATGATGCCCCCGCCGGTCATGGGCGACGTCGATACCGACACGGACCCGGAGCTGGTCGCCGCGACGAACGACGGGATCGTCTCGGTCGTCGACCCACGATCGGGTGACGTCCTGGCGTCCTACGAACGGGGCGTGCCGATCTACGTTCATCCGACGGTCGCCGACACCGACGGTGACGGAACTGCCGAGGTGTACGCCATCTACGGCGACGGCCGCGTCGTTGCGCTCTCGTATACTGAATGA
- a CDS encoding GNAT family N-acetyltransferase, with protein sequence MNIERMDLAAWDDGLPNTGFEVFHTASALSVLDRHAAGDLLCLGGYRGEQLVGMLPVFVRSMGRGRVISSPPPGMAVPHLGPIVMPTSPKQRKREKVNREFTNGVLDVLGVESSTTLCRFLGHPEYTDPRPYRWADLSVEPSFTYRLQVGDRSPDDILSSFSRSLRREIRSGEDLDVEIETEGLSGGETVFRETQARYAEQDEGFGPSWPYVRDVIADLDERSRVYVARDPDGEYLGGVITLFSNDAAYYWLGGARATHEGVSINSLLHWRIIRDVAEDPPIESVTEYDLVGANTERLCRYKSKFGADLAPSYVIESGGPAMDAAKGAYRLVNQAVDRVGL encoded by the coding sequence ATGAACATCGAACGAATGGATCTCGCGGCGTGGGACGACGGGCTCCCGAACACGGGCTTCGAAGTGTTTCACACCGCGTCGGCGCTCTCGGTGCTCGACCGCCACGCAGCGGGCGATCTACTCTGTCTCGGCGGCTACCGCGGCGAACAGCTGGTGGGGATGCTCCCGGTGTTCGTCCGGAGCATGGGGCGGGGCCGAGTCATTTCGTCGCCGCCACCCGGCATGGCCGTGCCGCATCTGGGGCCGATCGTGATGCCGACGAGCCCGAAACAGCGCAAACGCGAGAAAGTCAACCGCGAGTTCACGAACGGCGTCCTCGACGTGCTCGGCGTCGAATCGTCCACGACGCTGTGTCGGTTCTTGGGCCACCCCGAGTACACCGATCCCCGTCCGTATCGGTGGGCGGACCTCTCGGTCGAACCCTCGTTCACCTATCGACTTCAGGTCGGCGACCGATCGCCCGACGATATACTGAGCTCGTTCAGTCGGAGCCTCCGGCGTGAGATCAGGTCTGGTGAGGACCTCGACGTCGAGATCGAAACGGAGGGCCTCAGCGGCGGTGAGACGGTGTTCCGGGAGACGCAGGCCCGATACGCAGAACAGGACGAGGGGTTCGGGCCGTCGTGGCCGTACGTCAGGGACGTCATCGCCGATCTCGATGAGCGGTCGCGGGTGTACGTCGCGCGCGATCCGGACGGCGAGTATCTCGGCGGCGTCATCACGCTGTTCTCGAACGATGCGGCGTACTACTGGCTCGGCGGCGCACGCGCGACTCACGAGGGCGTCAGCATCAACAGCCTGCTCCACTGGCGGATCATCCGCGATGTCGCCGAGGATCCGCCCATCGAATCGGTCACGGAGTACGACCTCGTCGGCGCGAACACCGAACGGCTCTGCCGGTACAAATCGAAGTTCGGGGCCGACCTCGCGCCGTCGTACGTCATCGAGTCCGGCGGGCCCGCGATGGACGCCGCCAAGGGCGCGTATCGGCTGGTGAATCAGGCTGTCGATCGCGTCGGTCTGTAA
- a CDS encoding DUF7471 family protein yields the protein MSSYLLHFGMGHGSVSLETLALPSVLVLAGGASVIVVGLAIAAFAQRRSRSYLLIVLALLTLLARTVVGWLAMGELLPVGMHHLMEHALDGVMAVLLIAAVYFARTTDPTTGGERA from the coding sequence ATGTCGAGCTACCTACTCCACTTCGGGATGGGGCACGGCTCCGTGTCTCTGGAAACGCTTGCCCTGCCGAGCGTCCTCGTGCTGGCTGGCGGCGCGTCGGTGATCGTCGTCGGCCTCGCGATCGCCGCGTTCGCCCAGCGTCGCTCGCGGTCGTATCTGCTGATCGTGCTGGCGCTTTTGACCCTGTTGGCCAGAACCGTCGTTGGCTGGCTGGCGATGGGTGAACTCCTCCCCGTCGGGATGCATCACCTCATGGAGCACGCACTCGATGGAGTCATGGCCGTCCTGCTCATCGCCGCGGTGTACTTCGCCCGCACGACCGACCCGACGACTGGCGGGGAACGCGCATGA
- a CDS encoding PGF-CTERM sorting domain-containing protein — MTAIVVVSAVAAVAVGGPAAALNADTAAPYPHSPGTNVQEFPVSVVTQQSDAVVQNGMGSMTLDFGADNSFDGSVSNVSGEDVSVTIVGSDNQRTVGAFEVAESTNGAVALNFSQRVPVGAGDRILVEVANMTTPTSDGDYSVGVSTTTPDGTTDGPVSVGYRVESASLSLPNQSASQFNDSQSLSLSGVVPNAGYIGVFTVADNGSRGQLVGSTEPIIAQYTPRNYTVSLDSNVNESQRLEAVVFYETTGDTQDERLNGSLDPAEDAVVTNNGAPANATGYVTTIDADGRVGAGSEYDQGARLYFDQGEASTGYQVQGVENGSLGDVVTQFETAANGSSVIATTGFAEGQYAITRLDDGSVVSLDDDSTTGAQDDSFFVTGTSGAANTTNDTAANGSAGANATTANGTNATADGTDATGDGATEDAAEATAAAGEDGDNGSAGNATGNESGDGGSGAFGPGFGPVVAVIALLAAALVAARRKR; from the coding sequence ATGACGGCGATCGTCGTCGTATCGGCAGTCGCAGCCGTCGCGGTCGGCGGTCCCGCGGCGGCTCTCAACGCCGACACGGCTGCACCGTATCCCCACTCGCCGGGAACGAACGTCCAGGAGTTCCCCGTCTCGGTCGTCACCCAGCAAAGCGACGCCGTCGTCCAGAACGGCATGGGATCGATGACGCTCGACTTCGGGGCCGACAACAGCTTCGACGGGAGCGTCTCGAACGTAAGTGGTGAGGACGTCAGCGTGACGATCGTCGGTTCGGACAACCAGCGGACGGTCGGCGCGTTCGAGGTCGCCGAAAGCACGAACGGGGCGGTCGCGCTCAACTTCAGCCAACGAGTACCGGTTGGAGCTGGCGACCGTATCCTCGTCGAAGTCGCCAACATGACCACGCCGACCAGCGACGGCGACTACTCGGTCGGCGTGTCGACCACGACACCGGATGGCACGACCGACGGGCCCGTGTCGGTCGGCTACCGGGTCGAGTCCGCGTCGCTGTCGCTCCCGAACCAGAGCGCCTCCCAGTTCAACGACTCCCAGTCGCTCTCGCTGTCGGGTGTCGTGCCGAACGCCGGCTACATCGGGGTGTTCACGGTGGCCGACAACGGCTCACGCGGCCAGCTCGTCGGCAGCACCGAGCCGATCATCGCACAGTACACCCCGCGGAACTACACCGTATCGCTTGACAGTAACGTCAACGAAAGCCAGCGCCTCGAAGCCGTGGTCTTCTACGAGACTACCGGCGACACCCAGGACGAGCGGCTCAACGGGAGCCTCGATCCGGCCGAGGACGCGGTGGTGACCAACAACGGCGCCCCCGCGAACGCGACCGGGTACGTCACCACGATCGATGCCGATGGCCGAGTTGGGGCCGGTAGCGAATACGACCAGGGCGCACGCCTCTACTTCGATCAGGGAGAGGCGAGCACGGGCTATCAGGTTCAGGGAGTCGAGAACGGCTCGCTCGGCGACGTCGTGACCCAGTTCGAGACGGCGGCCAACGGCTCGTCGGTGATCGCGACGACCGGGTTCGCCGAGGGCCAGTACGCGATCACCCGACTCGACGACGGCTCGGTCGTGAGCCTCGACGACGACAGCACCACCGGTGCACAGGACGACAGCTTCTTCGTCACCGGAACGAGTGGCGCAGCCAACACCACGAACGACACGGCCGCAAACGGCTCCGCCGGGGCGAACGCCACGACGGCGAACGGAACGAACGCGACGGCCGATGGGACGGATGCCACTGGAGACGGAGCGACCGAGGACGCAGCCGAGGCGACGGCCGCCGCCGGTGAAGATGGCGACAACGGAAGCGCCGGCAACGCGACGGGCAACGAGAGCGGTGACGGCGGCAGCGGGGCGTTCGGGCCAGGCTTCGGCCCGGTGGTTGCCGTGATCGCGCTGCTCGCGGCCGCACTGGTCGCCGCGCGCCGTAAACGATAG
- a CDS encoding PGF-CTERM sorting domain-containing protein produces the protein MIRKFATIAVIAVVVVSAVGGVALLGGSAAAYEGNAASTYPLTPGTSTLGTALYAVKPDDAAAENGIDTITLDVGSEASVANVTSDDVEVAIRGGTLFQIENVNVSSSEDGSQLEITLPRTIQPQIGSGAGAGAEVAVKFRNFTTPSEPGTYSIDGTVTTPDGETDGPASVSYSVSQPELSVPDQDLSQFSESQQLNLTASVPGGGYVGVFTTTDDGSRGQLVGATNVSTSPQPANYTIDVSGEISSSQNLTAVAYTESTGLSVSIRQNQTFDPAEDDPLVIDGELLNATTSISTIDVDGRLQAGGEYDQGERLYFDQGEASTGYQISRIEGGEIGPSATQFQTAENATAIVDTANLDESQYAITRVDDGSLVSLDNDSTTGPGDDSFLVTGQQAGPANGTNGSANTTNGTTNATATETANTTTESANATTDADEGNATAMETSTEAATTTAAATEETNATAAETDAGETNGSGQATEEGGPGFTAITAVVAVLAAALLATRRR, from the coding sequence ATGATACGGAAATTTGCTACGATAGCAGTGATCGCGGTGGTAGTGGTATCGGCGGTTGGCGGCGTTGCGCTCCTCGGTGGCTCCGCGGCCGCTTATGAGGGGAACGCGGCGTCGACGTACCCGCTGACGCCGGGCACGAGCACGCTCGGAACGGCGCTGTACGCGGTCAAGCCGGACGACGCCGCCGCCGAGAACGGGATCGACACGATCACGCTCGACGTCGGCAGCGAGGCCAGCGTCGCGAACGTGACCAGCGATGACGTCGAGGTCGCGATCCGCGGCGGTACGCTGTTCCAGATCGAGAACGTCAACGTCTCGTCGAGCGAGGACGGCAGCCAGCTCGAAATCACGCTCCCGCGAACCATCCAGCCTCAGATCGGGTCGGGAGCGGGCGCAGGTGCGGAGGTCGCGGTCAAGTTCCGCAACTTCACGACACCGAGCGAGCCGGGCACCTACTCCATCGACGGAACCGTCACGACGCCCGACGGCGAAACCGACGGCCCAGCGTCGGTCTCGTACTCGGTGAGCCAGCCCGAACTCTCCGTCCCGGATCAGGACCTCTCGCAGTTCAGCGAGAGCCAGCAGCTCAACCTCACGGCGTCGGTCCCGGGCGGTGGGTACGTCGGGGTGTTCACCACGACTGACGACGGCTCCCGCGGCCAGCTCGTCGGGGCGACCAACGTCTCGACCAGCCCGCAGCCGGCGAACTACACCATCGACGTGAGCGGCGAAATCTCGTCGAGCCAGAACCTCACTGCGGTCGCGTACACCGAATCCACGGGACTGTCCGTCAGCATTCGTCAGAACCAGACGTTCGATCCCGCGGAGGACGATCCACTCGTGATCGACGGTGAACTCCTGAACGCGACGACCTCGATTTCGACGATCGACGTCGACGGTCGGCTCCAGGCCGGCGGCGAGTACGATCAGGGCGAACGACTCTACTTCGATCAGGGTGAGGCGAGCACGGGCTATCAGATCAGCCGGATCGAGGGCGGCGAGATCGGTCCGTCGGCGACCCAGTTCCAGACCGCCGAGAACGCCACCGCGATCGTCGACACCGCGAACCTCGACGAGAGCCAGTACGCGATCACCCGCGTCGACGACGGCTCGCTCGTGAGCCTCGACAACGACAGCACGACCGGCCCGGGCGACGACAGCTTCCTCGTCACCGGCCAGCAGGCTGGTCCTGCCAACGGAACGAACGGGAGCGCCAACACGACCAACGGAACCACGAACGCAACGGCCACGGAAACCGCCAACACGACGACCGAAAGCGCCAACGCGACGACGGATGCTGACGAAGGGAACGCGACGGCGATGGAAACGTCGACCGAGGCGGCAACCACGACGGCAGCAGCGACGGAGGAGACGAACGCGACCGCTGCCGAAACCGACGCCGGCGAAACGAACGGTAGCGGCCAGGCGACCGAGGAAGGCGGACCGGGCTTCACCGCGATCACCGCGGTGGTGGCAGTGCTCGCGGCTGCGCTGCTCGCGACCCGGCGACGCTGA